A section of the Engystomops pustulosus chromosome 3, aEngPut4.maternal, whole genome shotgun sequence genome encodes:
- the CAMK2N2 gene encoding calcium/calmodulin-dependent protein kinase II inhibitor 2 isoform X1, whose translation MSEILPYSEDKMGHYGSDTEVGQISFSCRLQDTSAFYGGNQQKRPPKLGQIGRAKRADTVQVVIEDDRIDEVLKGVSDKSPSGV comes from the exons ATGTCTGAGATTCTCCCTTACAGCGAGGATAAGATGGGGCACTATGGCTCTGACACCGAGGTGGGGCAGATCTCCTTCAGCTGCCGCCTCCAGGACACCAGCGCCTTCTATGGGGGAAACCAGCAGAAGAGACCCCCGAAATTGGGGCAGATTGGAAGAGCCAAGAGAG CTGACACTGTCCAAG TTGTTATTGAAGATGACAGAATAGACGAGGTGCTGAAGGGGGTGTCGGACAAGTCTCCCTCCGGAGTATAA
- the CAMK2N2 gene encoding calcium/calmodulin-dependent protein kinase II inhibitor 2 isoform X2 — MSEILPYSEDKMGHYGSDTEVGQISFSCRLQDTSAFYGGNQQKRPPKLGQIGRAKRVVIEDDRIDEVLKGVSDKSPSGV; from the exons ATGTCTGAGATTCTCCCTTACAGCGAGGATAAGATGGGGCACTATGGCTCTGACACCGAGGTGGGGCAGATCTCCTTCAGCTGCCGCCTCCAGGACACCAGCGCCTTCTATGGGGGAAACCAGCAGAAGAGACCCCCGAAATTGGGGCAGATTGGAAGAGCCAAGAGAG TTGTTATTGAAGATGACAGAATAGACGAGGTGCTGAAGGGGGTGTCGGACAAGTCTCCCTCCGGAGTATAA